A portion of the Natronococcus sp. AD-5 genome contains these proteins:
- a CDS encoding NRAMP family divalent metal transporter, protein MATETHSPGFGRVESFVRRLGPTWLAGAIAAGPATMVSLLVAGASFGYALLWVVVLSAILGTVGQYLAMRLGLLTEAGIVAVVEEHLGSFWAWVLVIDVVLAAGLAQLVIMKTLADVSATIGGGAGLGVAALADPRLWGITWALVLALGLAGGGYRLAEVGAKVLVSLVVLAFVASAFVVPIDPAAAAAGLAPEMPAGVGGAVVAAGVLGGAVHITLLTMQSYTMRARGWTEGDRGIATFDVVSSMLVAFGIFSLAVFLVAASVLPEAGVGAGTIDEIRAAQALGPVAGEHATWLFLLGLWGAAVSTLGGNTIVPPYLLADKLGWEQSVDDSRYRIALVAVALASAFGAFLEGAFFQLLVLVLAFGLVGTPFALAIILSLLNDPDVVGETNSTLENLGGLVLFAVATVLAGEFVLEELETVTEPLSAFVVAFAAAMVLAVVGLAATAARDRLRARSSDDGTV, encoded by the coding sequence ATGGCAACCGAAACCCACTCACCGGGGTTCGGACGGGTGGAGTCGTTCGTGCGACGATTAGGGCCGACGTGGCTCGCCGGTGCGATCGCCGCCGGTCCGGCGACGATGGTCAGTTTGCTCGTCGCGGGCGCGAGTTTCGGCTACGCGCTGCTGTGGGTCGTCGTCCTCTCGGCGATCCTGGGAACCGTCGGGCAGTACCTCGCGATGCGGCTGGGCCTGCTCACCGAGGCGGGAATCGTCGCGGTCGTCGAGGAGCACCTCGGCTCGTTCTGGGCCTGGGTGCTCGTGATCGACGTCGTACTCGCCGCGGGGCTCGCACAGCTCGTGATCATGAAGACGCTGGCCGACGTCAGCGCGACGATCGGCGGCGGCGCGGGACTCGGCGTCGCCGCCCTGGCCGATCCCCGACTCTGGGGGATCACCTGGGCGCTGGTCCTCGCGCTGGGGCTCGCGGGCGGCGGGTACCGGCTCGCCGAAGTCGGCGCGAAAGTCCTCGTCTCGCTGGTCGTCCTCGCGTTCGTCGCCTCCGCGTTCGTCGTTCCGATCGATCCGGCCGCGGCTGCGGCGGGTCTCGCGCCGGAGATGCCGGCCGGCGTCGGCGGTGCGGTCGTCGCCGCGGGCGTCCTCGGCGGCGCGGTCCACATCACGCTGCTGACGATGCAGAGCTACACGATGCGCGCCCGCGGCTGGACCGAGGGAGATCGGGGTATCGCGACGTTCGACGTCGTGAGCTCGATGCTGGTCGCCTTCGGAATCTTCAGCCTCGCGGTCTTTCTCGTCGCGGCGAGCGTCCTTCCCGAAGCCGGCGTCGGCGCCGGGACGATCGACGAAATCCGGGCCGCGCAGGCGCTCGGCCCGGTGGCGGGCGAGCACGCAACGTGGCTGTTCCTGCTCGGGCTCTGGGGGGCCGCGGTCTCGACGCTCGGCGGGAACACGATCGTCCCGCCGTACCTGCTCGCGGACAAACTCGGCTGGGAGCAGTCCGTCGATGATTCGCGCTACCGGATCGCGCTCGTCGCGGTCGCGCTCGCGTCCGCGTTCGGCGCGTTCCTCGAGGGCGCGTTCTTCCAGCTGCTCGTCCTCGTGCTCGCGTTCGGGCTCGTCGGAACGCCGTTCGCGCTGGCGATCATCCTCTCCCTGCTGAACGATCCCGACGTCGTCGGCGAGACGAACTCCACCCTCGAGAACCTCGGCGGCCTCGTCCTCTTCGCGGTCGCAACCGTCCTCGCAGGCGAGTTCGTTCTCGAGGAACTCGAGACGGTCACCGAGCCGCTCTCGGCGTTCGTCGTCGCGTTCGCCGCGGCGATGGTCCTCGCGGTCGTCGGACTCGCCGCGACCGCCGCGCGGGATCGCCTCCGCGCTCGCTCGAGCGACGATGGCACCGTCTGA
- a CDS encoding DUF5817 domain-containing protein gives MYAVVGCSECSNLWIIEGRSETTQCPRCGSRKAYEKRKKFVETDDADHARDVRASMLANRQGEGDAFARLDSFGDLEGDVANGVVDDEEYLEESGLDVDEVEAAGDRDPRGSARSGSKKEIVERALEELERPSEDEVVEYAGEHGVSAEYVGDALEKLARRGEVSESRGRYRRL, from the coding sequence ATGTACGCCGTCGTCGGCTGCAGCGAGTGTTCGAACCTCTGGATCATCGAGGGCCGCTCGGAGACGACCCAGTGTCCGCGCTGCGGCTCCCGGAAGGCCTACGAGAAGCGCAAGAAGTTCGTCGAGACCGACGACGCCGACCACGCCCGCGACGTTCGCGCCTCGATGCTCGCGAACCGGCAGGGCGAGGGCGACGCGTTCGCCAGGCTGGACTCGTTCGGCGACCTCGAGGGCGACGTCGCGAACGGCGTCGTCGACGACGAAGAGTACCTCGAGGAGTCCGGACTGGACGTCGACGAGGTCGAGGCGGCCGGCGACCGCGATCCGCGCGGATCGGCCCGGAGCGGCAGCAAAAAGGAGATCGTCGAGCGCGCGCTCGAGGAGCTCGAGCGCCCGTCCGAGGACGAGGTCGTCGAGTACGCCGGCGAGCACGGCGTCTCCGCCGAGTACGTCGGCGACGCGCTCGAGAAGCTCGCCAGACGCGGCGAAGTCAGCGAGAGTCGCGGGCGCTACCGGCGGCTCTGA
- a CDS encoding DUF7509 family protein produces the protein MRDRIIDELGDLPRSQFLVYLMGPYEAFDVERTLEDVDPDAVPESVDFGTLVGSDHDLERDEAALDLLLDVRDRLRTAAGVNAFLAIDVDVPLDELDAASQSIAFAEASNAVVYVVPAVGDNFGVGIEVGTVLEALFDAETPDHRRERVAFVHESEVRSAMIAAVRDRWEARIYSYADREELERQLRLFVRDLVRKERTGELPKLD, from the coding sequence ATGCGCGACCGGATCATCGACGAACTGGGCGACCTCCCGCGCTCACAGTTTCTGGTCTACCTGATGGGTCCGTACGAGGCGTTCGACGTGGAACGAACCCTCGAGGACGTCGACCCCGACGCGGTTCCCGAATCGGTGGACTTCGGGACGCTCGTCGGCTCGGATCACGACCTCGAGCGCGACGAGGCGGCGCTCGACCTCCTGCTCGACGTGCGGGACCGGCTTCGGACGGCGGCCGGCGTCAACGCCTTCCTGGCGATCGACGTCGACGTCCCCCTCGACGAGCTGGACGCGGCCAGCCAGAGCATCGCCTTCGCCGAGGCGAGCAACGCGGTCGTCTACGTCGTCCCCGCCGTCGGCGACAACTTCGGCGTCGGCATCGAAGTCGGGACCGTCCTCGAGGCGCTGTTCGACGCCGAGACGCCGGATCATCGCCGCGAGCGGGTCGCGTTCGTCCACGAGTCCGAGGTTCGAAGCGCGATGATCGCCGCCGTCCGCGATCGGTGGGAGGCGCGGATCTACTCGTACGCGGATCGGGAGGAACTCGAGCGCCAGCTCCGGCTGTTCGTCCGCGATCTCGTTCGAAAGGAGCGGACCGGTGAACTGCCGAAGTTGGACTGA
- the hmgA gene encoding hydroxymethylglutaryl-CoA reductase (NADPH) — protein MIDPASLADRVQEGDLRIHELEAHADYDVAAAARRLLVERETDADLETIGDYSFPAEQAEPNVENMIGAAQVPLGVVGPVAVSGGAADGEHYLPLATTEGALLASVNRGLSVIRSAGGADARVTKNGMTRAPVFRVDGVAEAAETVEWVEENLGSLREAAESTTSHGELLGVEPYVVGDSVYLRFAYDTKDAMGMNMATIATEAACEVVERETPASLVALSGNLCSDKKPAAINAVEGRGRSVTADVVIPGELVEDRLHTTAEAIVEVNTRKNLVGSAKAGSLGFNAHAANVVGAAFLSTGQDEAQVVEGANAITTMDAREGEGGTADLYASVSLASLEVGTVGGGTKLPTQAEALEILGLRGGGDPPGSNANALAEIVAVGALAGELSLLAALASNHLASAHEDLGR, from the coding sequence ATGATAGACCCCGCGTCCCTCGCAGACCGGGTCCAGGAAGGGGACCTTCGCATCCACGAACTCGAGGCGCACGCCGACTACGACGTCGCGGCCGCGGCCCGCCGGCTGCTCGTCGAGCGCGAGACCGACGCCGACCTCGAGACGATCGGCGACTACTCGTTCCCCGCGGAGCAGGCGGAGCCGAACGTCGAGAACATGATCGGCGCGGCCCAGGTGCCGCTGGGCGTCGTCGGCCCCGTCGCCGTCTCCGGCGGTGCGGCCGACGGCGAGCACTACCTGCCGCTCGCGACGACCGAAGGTGCGCTCCTGGCGTCGGTCAACCGCGGGCTCTCGGTGATCCGTTCGGCCGGCGGCGCCGACGCCCGCGTCACGAAAAACGGGATGACCCGCGCCCCCGTGTTTCGGGTCGACGGCGTCGCCGAGGCGGCCGAGACCGTCGAGTGGGTGGAGGAGAACCTCGGGTCGCTCCGCGAGGCCGCGGAATCCACCACGAGCCACGGCGAGCTGCTGGGCGTCGAGCCCTACGTCGTCGGCGACTCGGTCTACCTGCGCTTCGCCTACGACACCAAGGACGCGATGGGGATGAACATGGCCACGATCGCGACCGAGGCGGCCTGCGAGGTCGTCGAGCGCGAGACGCCGGCGTCGCTCGTCGCGCTCTCCGGAAACCTCTGTTCGGACAAGAAGCCCGCCGCGATCAACGCCGTCGAGGGCCGCGGACGATCCGTCACGGCGGACGTCGTGATCCCCGGCGAACTCGTCGAGGATCGGCTCCACACGACCGCCGAGGCGATCGTCGAGGTCAACACGCGCAAGAATCTGGTCGGTAGCGCCAAGGCGGGCAGTCTGGGCTTTAACGCCCACGCCGCGAACGTCGTCGGCGCGGCGTTCCTCTCGACGGGTCAGGACGAGGCCCAGGTCGTCGAAGGGGCGAACGCGATCACGACGATGGACGCTCGAGAAGGCGAGGGCGGAACCGCCGACCTCTACGCCTCCGTCTCGCTGGCTTCGCTCGAGGTCGGCACCGTCGGCGGCGGGACGAAACTGCCGACGCAGGCGGAGGCGCTCGAGATCCTCGGCCTCCGCGGCGGCGGCGATCCGCCGGGCTCGAACGCGAACGCGTTAGCCGAGATCGTCGCCGTCGGCGCGCTCGCCGGCGAACTCTCCCTGCTCGCGGCGCTGGCCTCGAACCACCTCGCGAGCGCCCACGAGGATCTCGGACGCTGA
- a CDS encoding winged helix-turn-helix domain-containing protein, translating to MAESERTARRTGDGLLPEHSVLSLEEYLAMQRSIGNETRFRVLNALVEEGARSASELRDRLDVRSNALHYHLDELVDVGLVENRKRKEPDADGLYSYYRATSLGEGILRHGVRELMAREWDALEEYS from the coding sequence ATGGCGGAGTCCGAACGGACGGCGCGGCGAACGGGGGACGGACTGCTTCCGGAGCACAGCGTACTTTCGCTCGAGGAGTACCTCGCGATGCAGCGCTCGATCGGCAACGAGACGCGGTTTCGCGTCCTGAACGCGCTGGTCGAGGAGGGGGCGCGAAGCGCGAGCGAACTGCGGGACCGGCTGGACGTGCGGTCGAACGCGCTCCACTACCACCTCGACGAACTCGTCGACGTCGGCCTCGTCGAGAACCGCAAGCGAAAGGAGCCCGACGCCGACGGCCTCTACTCCTACTATCGGGCGACCTCGCTCGGCGAGGGCATTCTACGGCACGGCGTCCGCGAACTGATGGCCCGGGAGTGGGACGCGCTCGAAGAGTACAGCTAA
- a CDS encoding amidohydrolase → MTEAADLVLTNARIHPLADTDDRTEGPLEALAVRDGEIVRTGDDYEIAFLEGVETDAIDCEGRVVLPGFVDAHTHIENLGRYLVHADLSGASGSEECVERLVASADATEGSDRSAPGSRSPSEAHSGGEWIQGFGYDESEWEGDDRAYLTREHLDRVSDERLVVALRVDMHAASLNSVALERLADDLPEGDVRRSAGGEPTGVVVEDAAEIVRSRIAPGYDETRELVTAGLEHAASKGVTAVHDMVRHSRSPRVYRDLEAAGELPIRVRINYWTDHADSVIEVGLATNSGSDRVRTGAIKTYTDGSIGARTAKLFEPYESDGEGETPSPDSGDDGEWVIAPYELRDIVDQADGAGFQVTAHAIGDEAIEEALSALEATDDPAGSRHRIEHVELATDSQLERMADAGIVASMQPNFHQWAGEGGLYDQRLGRERRKRTNRFRRVLEAGIPLAFGSDCMPLDPLLGIHHAVNAPTEAQRLSVTEAIRAYTRGAAYAGFDEDRLGTLEVDKRADLVVLEESPWDHPERIDEIDVSMTLVDGEVVFDGRES, encoded by the coding sequence ATGACCGAGGCCGCCGATCTGGTGTTGACGAACGCGCGGATCCATCCGCTCGCCGATACCGACGACCGCACCGAGGGACCGCTCGAGGCGCTCGCCGTCCGGGACGGCGAGATCGTCCGGACGGGCGACGACTACGAGATCGCGTTCCTCGAGGGCGTCGAGACCGACGCGATCGACTGCGAGGGACGGGTCGTCCTCCCCGGGTTCGTCGACGCGCACACTCACATCGAGAACCTGGGGCGGTACCTCGTCCACGCGGATCTCTCCGGCGCGTCCGGCTCCGAGGAGTGCGTCGAGCGCCTCGTCGCCAGCGCCGACGCGACCGAGGGCAGTGACCGATCCGCGCCCGGATCGCGATCCCCGTCGGAGGCTCACTCCGGCGGTGAGTGGATCCAGGGCTTCGGCTACGACGAGAGTGAATGGGAAGGCGACGACCGCGCCTACCTCACCCGCGAGCACCTGGACCGGGTGAGCGACGAGCGACTCGTCGTCGCCCTTCGCGTGGACATGCACGCCGCGTCGCTGAACTCCGTCGCGCTCGAGCGCCTCGCCGACGACCTCCCCGAGGGCGACGTCCGCCGATCGGCCGGCGGCGAACCGACCGGGGTGGTCGTCGAGGACGCCGCCGAGATCGTCCGGTCCCGGATCGCCCCCGGCTACGACGAAACCCGGGAACTCGTCACCGCCGGCCTCGAGCACGCCGCTTCGAAGGGCGTCACGGCCGTCCACGACATGGTCCGTCACTCCCGCTCGCCGCGGGTCTACCGCGACCTCGAGGCGGCGGGCGAGCTCCCGATTCGGGTTCGGATCAACTACTGGACCGACCACGCCGACAGCGTGATCGAGGTCGGACTCGCGACGAACTCGGGAAGCGACCGCGTCCGGACGGGCGCGATCAAGACCTACACCGACGGCAGCATCGGGGCGCGGACGGCGAAGCTGTTCGAGCCCTACGAGAGCGACGGCGAGGGTGAGACGCCGAGTCCCGACTCCGGCGACGACGGCGAGTGGGTCATCGCTCCGTACGAGCTTCGGGACATCGTCGACCAGGCCGACGGCGCGGGATTCCAGGTGACCGCTCACGCGATCGGCGACGAGGCGATCGAGGAGGCGCTGTCGGCCCTCGAGGCCACGGACGATCCCGCCGGCTCGCGCCACCGGATCGAACACGTCGAGCTCGCGACCGACAGTCAGCTCGAGCGGATGGCCGACGCCGGCATCGTCGCCTCGATGCAGCCGAACTTCCACCAGTGGGCCGGCGAGGGCGGGCTCTACGACCAGCGACTCGGTCGGGAACGCCGGAAACGAACGAACCGCTTCCGACGGGTGCTCGAGGCCGGCATCCCGCTCGCGTTCGGCTCCGACTGCATGCCGCTCGACCCGCTGCTGGGGATCCACCACGCGGTCAACGCGCCGACCGAAGCGCAGCGACTGTCCGTCACGGAAGCGATCCGCGCCTACACGCGCGGCGCGGCCTACGCCGGGTTCGACGAGGATCGGCTCGGGACGCTCGAGGTCGACAAGCGGGCCGACCTGGTGGTGCTCGAGGAGTCGCCGTGGGACCACCCCGAACGGATCGACGAGATCGACGTCTCGATGACGCTGGTCGACGGCGAGGTCGTCTTCGACGGCCGAGAGTCGTGA
- a CDS encoding NTP transferase domain-containing protein: MQGVILAAGRGRRMGHHTDDAPKAFLEFDGRTLYDRQRALLEPHVDGTNVVLGYHHETVLDRYDPENPLVLTDWERHENAASLLLALSRIDDDLLIINGDVLVDAREIRRLADQFDALGGRFNLVGCIPGLQGSETAIRWDESGRVTAYGLIEGHKHAGVGIVSRDHRDAALRILRERLDDWYPCVYPRTPSRPLLMPAGRHVEINRPADLDRARQWIRSERIRCA, translated from the coding sequence ATGCAGGGCGTGATCCTGGCCGCGGGCCGAGGCCGACGAATGGGCCACCACACGGACGACGCCCCGAAGGCGTTCCTCGAGTTCGACGGCCGGACGCTGTACGATCGACAGCGCGCCTTGCTCGAACCGCACGTCGACGGAACGAACGTCGTACTGGGATATCACCACGAAACCGTTCTCGACAGGTACGATCCCGAGAATCCGCTCGTCCTGACGGACTGGGAGCGACACGAGAACGCCGCGTCGTTACTGCTCGCGCTGAGCCGCATCGACGACGATCTGCTGATCATTAACGGAGACGTGCTCGTCGACGCGCGCGAAATCAGGCGGCTGGCAGATCAGTTCGACGCTCTCGGGGGCCGTTTCAACCTCGTCGGCTGTATCCCGGGGTTACAGGGCTCTGAGACGGCGATTCGCTGGGACGAGTCCGGACGCGTGACGGCGTACGGGCTCATCGAAGGCCACAAGCACGCCGGGGTCGGAATCGTGAGCCGCGACCACCGGGACGCGGCGTTACGGATCCTGCGCGAGCGACTGGACGACTGGTACCCCTGCGTGTATCCCCGGACGCCGTCCCGACCGCTACTGATGCCGGCCGGCCGACACGTGGAGATCAATCGACCGGCGGACCTCGACCGGGCGCGACAGTGGATTAGATCCGAGCGGATCCGCTGCGCGTGA
- a CDS encoding glycerophosphodiester phosphodiesterase produces the protein MEIIGHRGCAEQYPENTLLAIREAARRLPAVELDVRRCGSGELVVFHDATLERVTDADGRVAETPWSDLRELTVFESDQSIPRLKTALRAVPDDVTVQLELKETGIASDVLRLAVAAEADVRVSTFLPEALAEVDAHPLEVPSGLLFEAEPDANLSRALDLGATHVFPHYQLCIETDVVSVAREHGVDVIAWKAARTADDVRTLREAGVDGVTADRHDIATPRISADGGSRRL, from the coding sequence ATGGAGATTATCGGCCATCGTGGCTGTGCGGAACAGTATCCGGAAAACACACTCCTCGCTATTCGCGAAGCCGCCCGTCGACTGCCCGCGGTCGAACTCGACGTGCGACGGTGCGGATCGGGTGAACTGGTCGTGTTTCACGACGCGACGCTCGAGCGCGTCACCGACGCCGACGGCCGAGTCGCGGAGACGCCGTGGTCGGACCTCCGCGAGCTAACCGTGTTCGAGTCGGACCAGTCGATTCCCCGTCTCAAGACCGCGCTGCGGGCCGTGCCGGACGACGTAACCGTTCAGCTCGAGTTGAAAGAAACGGGGATCGCTTCGGATGTGCTGCGGCTGGCGGTGGCGGCCGAGGCCGACGTCCGCGTGTCCACGTTTCTCCCCGAAGCGCTCGCGGAAGTGGATGCGCACCCTCTCGAGGTGCCGAGCGGACTGCTGTTCGAAGCGGAACCCGACGCGAATCTCTCGCGAGCGCTCGACCTGGGGGCGACGCACGTGTTCCCCCACTACCAGCTCTGCATCGAAACCGACGTCGTCTCCGTCGCTCGCGAGCACGGGGTCGACGTTATCGCCTGGAAGGCGGCACGGACGGCCGACGACGTTCGGACCCTGCGCGAGGCCGGCGTCGACGGAGTCACCGCGGACCGGCACGATATCGCTACTCCTCGGATCTCCGCGGATGGCGGGTCACGACGGCTGTAG
- a CDS encoding cupin domain-containing protein: protein MERVSLSDLEASEAAEGVHLALMAGAEEMNVQHFEIEPGATVEEHSHPHEQTGFVYEGELTFRTDGEEIVCEPGDSYAIPGDQPHAAENRGDETVRGVDIFSPPRENPSWQS, encoded by the coding sequence ATGGAACGCGTTTCCCTATCCGACCTCGAGGCGTCGGAAGCCGCCGAGGGCGTCCACCTCGCGCTGATGGCCGGCGCCGAGGAGATGAACGTCCAGCACTTCGAGATCGAACCCGGCGCGACGGTCGAGGAGCACAGCCACCCCCACGAACAGACGGGGTTCGTCTACGAGGGCGAGCTGACCTTCCGCACCGACGGCGAAGAGATCGTCTGCGAACCCGGCGACTCCTACGCGATCCCGGGCGACCAGCCCCACGCTGCCGAAAACCGCGGCGACGAAACGGTCCGCGGCGTCGACATCTTCAGCCCGCCGCGGGAGAACCCGAGCTGGCAGTCGTAG
- the icd gene encoding isocitrate dehydrogenase (NADP(+)) codes for MSYDTIEVPEEGEKITLKEGTDDELEVPDNPIIPIIYGDGVGSDVGPAAQKVLEAAAEATGREINWMRVYAGESAREKYDENLPDETVEAIKEHRVAIKGPLTTPVGAGFRSLNVGLRKLLDLYANVRPTYHLEGVPSPVSEPEQMDMITFRENTEDVYAGIEWEAGTDEVEEVKEFVEDEMGFDNTIHDGPVGIGVKPITEFGTKRLVRRAIDYALEHDRDSVTLVHKGNIMKFTEGQFRDWGYEVAEAEYGDEVITEDTLWEERDGEAPEDAVVVNDRIADNMLQQLLTRTDQYDVIATMNLNGDYMSDAAGAQIGGLGIAPGANFGDGRLLAEPVHGSAPKYEGQDKVNPTAMILSGRIMLEYLGWDDAADLVRDAVEETISSGKVTYDLERQLDDAEKLATSEYAEEVVANIEKLS; via the coding sequence ATGAGCTACGACACGATCGAGGTCCCCGAAGAGGGGGAAAAGATCACGCTGAAAGAGGGCACCGACGACGAGCTCGAGGTCCCCGACAACCCGATCATCCCGATTATCTACGGTGACGGCGTCGGAAGCGACGTCGGTCCCGCCGCCCAGAAGGTTCTCGAGGCCGCCGCCGAGGCGACCGGCCGCGAGATCAACTGGATGCGCGTCTACGCCGGCGAGTCCGCCCGCGAGAAGTACGACGAGAACCTGCCGGACGAAACCGTCGAAGCCATCAAGGAACACCGCGTCGCGATCAAGGGTCCGCTGACGACGCCCGTCGGCGCCGGCTTCCGCTCGCTGAACGTCGGTCTCCGCAAGCTGCTCGATCTCTACGCGAACGTCCGCCCGACCTACCACCTCGAGGGCGTCCCGTCGCCCGTCTCCGAGCCCGAGCAGATGGACATGATCACCTTCCGCGAGAACACGGAGGACGTCTACGCCGGCATCGAGTGGGAAGCCGGCACCGACGAGGTCGAAGAGGTCAAGGAGTTCGTCGAGGACGAAATGGGCTTCGACAACACCATCCACGACGGCCCCGTCGGCATCGGCGTCAAGCCGATCACGGAGTTCGGCACCAAACGGCTGGTCCGCCGCGCCATCGACTATGCCTTAGAGCACGACCGCGACTCGGTCACGCTCGTCCACAAGGGCAACATCATGAAGTTCACCGAGGGGCAGTTCCGCGACTGGGGCTACGAAGTCGCCGAAGCGGAGTACGGTGACGAGGTCATCACCGAGGACACCCTCTGGGAGGAACGCGACGGCGAAGCGCCGGAAGACGCCGTGGTCGTCAACGACCGCATCGCGGACAACATGCTCCAGCAGCTTCTCACGCGGACCGACCAGTACGACGTCATCGCCACGATGAACCTGAACGGCGACTACATGTCCGACGCCGCCGGCGCCCAGATCGGCGGCCTTGGCATCGCGCCCGGCGCCAACTTCGGCGACGGCCGCCTGCTCGCCGAACCCGTCCACGGCTCCGCGCCCAAGTACGAGGGCCAGGACAAGGTCAACCCGACCGCGATGATCCTCTCGGGCCGCATCATGCTCGAGTACCTCGGCTGGGACGACGCCGCCGACCTCGTCCGCGACGCCGTCGAAGAGACGATCTCCTCGGGCAAGGTCACCTACGACCTCGAGCGCCAGCTCGACGACGCCGAGAAGCTCGCCACCAGCGAGTACGCCGAGGAAGTCGTCGCCAACATCGAGAAGCTTTCGTAG
- a CDS encoding GNAT family N-acetyltransferase encodes MVEVRVAESKAEREDAFGVRHEVFVEEQGVDEELEYDEHDPDAVHFVAYDGGEAVGAARLRELEGGAAKVERVAVLEPRREEGIGRELMTAVESRARELALGTLKLHSQTHAADFYRDLDYDRRGEEFDEAGIPHVEMRKRLNESDTPSRE; translated from the coding sequence ATGGTCGAAGTACGCGTCGCCGAGTCGAAAGCCGAACGCGAGGACGCCTTCGGCGTCCGCCACGAGGTGTTCGTCGAGGAACAGGGCGTCGACGAGGAACTCGAGTACGACGAGCACGATCCCGACGCAGTCCACTTCGTCGCGTACGACGGCGGCGAGGCGGTCGGCGCCGCGCGACTCCGGGAACTCGAGGGCGGGGCCGCCAAGGTCGAACGCGTCGCGGTGCTCGAGCCGCGGCGGGAGGAAGGGATCGGCCGGGAGCTGATGACAGCGGTCGAGAGCCGGGCTCGAGAGCTGGCGCTCGGGACGCTCAAACTTCACTCGCAGACCCACGCGGCCGACTTCTACCGCGATCTCGATTACGACCGACGCGGCGAGGAGTTCGACGAAGCGGGGATCCCCCACGTCGAGATGCGAAAACGGCTGAACGAGTCGGATACTCCGTCGCGAGAGTGA
- a CDS encoding zinc-binding dehydrogenase: protein MDAMIITDFGDTGVFERRDVAKPDPGPTELLVRVHASSVNPVDCKIRAAGSWAGISPPTVIGYDVSGVVEDVGEAVTDFEVGDEVFYTPEIFGEQGSYAEYHAADESIVAHKPDPLSHTEAAALPLAAATAWEGIVTRGEVTAGETVLIHGAGGVGAHAVQIADESGATVVATTSPETVDQTEELGATRAVDYESESFADVIDSEFDDGVDLVFDTVGGETLVESTAVTKPHGRLVTILEPEGEWGTAYQHNYTVEMLFLERDRRPIDALRRLVEAGRLEPVIDSVLPLEEVARAHETVEGSGLTGKVVLDVAGS from the coding sequence ATGGATGCGATGATCATCACCGATTTCGGCGATACCGGCGTCTTCGAGCGTCGTGACGTGGCGAAACCGGACCCGGGGCCGACCGAGCTACTCGTCCGCGTTCACGCGTCGTCGGTCAATCCCGTCGACTGCAAGATCCGGGCGGCCGGCTCGTGGGCCGGCATCTCCCCGCCGACGGTCATCGGGTACGACGTCTCGGGCGTCGTCGAAGACGTCGGCGAGGCGGTTACGGATTTCGAGGTCGGCGACGAGGTCTTCTACACGCCGGAGATCTTCGGCGAGCAGGGAAGCTACGCCGAGTACCACGCCGCGGACGAGTCGATCGTCGCGCACAAACCCGACCCGCTCTCGCACACCGAGGCGGCGGCGCTCCCCCTCGCGGCGGCGACGGCGTGGGAGGGAATCGTCACTCGCGGCGAGGTCACGGCCGGCGAAACGGTGCTGATTCACGGCGCCGGCGGCGTCGGCGCGCACGCGGTTCAGATCGCCGACGAGAGCGGCGCGACGGTCGTCGCGACGACGAGCCCGGAAACGGTCGACCAGACCGAGGAGCTGGGTGCGACTCGCGCCGTCGACTACGAGTCCGAGTCGTTCGCGGACGTGATCGATTCGGAGTTCGACGATGGCGTCGACCTCGTCTTCGACACCGTCGGCGGCGAGACGCTTGTCGAGAGCACCGCCGTGACGAAGCCCCACGGACGGCTGGTCACGATCCTCGAGCCGGAAGGCGAGTGGGGAACCGCCTACCAGCACAACTACACGGTCGAGATGCTCTTTCTCGAGCGCGATCGGCGGCCGATCGACGCGCTGCGCCGGCTGGTCGAGGCGGGACGGCTCGAGCCGGTCATCGACTCGGTACTCCCGCTGGAGGAGGTCGCGCGGGCCCACGAGACGGTCGAGGGAAGCGGCCTCACCGGGAAGGTGGTGCTCGACGTCGCGGGATCGTGA